One part of the Quercus lobata isolate SW786 chromosome 7, ValleyOak3.0 Primary Assembly, whole genome shotgun sequence genome encodes these proteins:
- the LOC115951394 gene encoding F-box/kelch-repeat protein At3g23880-like — translation MSRSTEMSLSSELLPDNVVFDILTRLPVKSLIRFRCVSQSWNSTITNPIFITKHLDLASSLSDINNYGYLLVTPLRNYPSLDPSSSQEWTTFVYNTNRTLTQISRFEIPFPINLIIGFCNGVFCLAAINDDSDEKYLRRSLYLWNPSIRKLKKLLSTHPADRAVFGFGYHPQNNDYKILRVTFAMREVTRKPAEAEIYTLEY, via the coding sequence ATGTCTCGATCTACGGAGATGTCCCTGTCGTCCGAGCTTCTTCCTGACAACGTCGTATTCGACATCCTGACTCGGCTGCCTGTGAAATCCTTAATCCGATTCAGGTGCGTTTCTCAATCTTGGAACTCCACTATCACAAACCCCATTTTCATTACAAAACACCTCGATCTAGCAAGTTCATTATCCGACATCAACAACTATGGTTATCTGTTAGTCACGCCACTAAGAAATTACCCGTCACTGGATCCTTCATCTTCCCAAGAATGGACTACGTTTGTTTACAATACAAACCGCACGTTGACCCAGATTTCAAGGTTTGAAATTCCCTTTCCTATCAACCTCATAATTGGCTTCTGTAACGGCGTGTTCTGTCTTGCTGCAATCAACGATGACTCTGATGAAAAATATCTTAGACGCTCTTTGTATTTGTGGAACCCAAGCATTAGAAAGTTAAAGAAGCTTCTATCTACTCATCCTGCTGATCGAGCCGTTTTTGGATTTGGGTATCATCCTCAAAACAATGACTACAAGATTCTGAGAGTTACGTTTGCTATGCGAGAAGTGACACGAAAACCCGCTGAGGCCGAGATTTACACACTTGAGTACTGA